The following coding sequences are from one Mastomys coucha isolate ucsf_1 unplaced genomic scaffold, UCSF_Mcou_1 pScaffold9, whole genome shotgun sequence window:
- the LOC116084443 gene encoding olfactory receptor 2T1 produces MEGYNTSSTDFTFMGLFNTEETSGLVFATISVIFLTALVANGIMIFLIHTDTHLHTPMYFLLSHLSFIDMMYISTIVPKMLVDYLLGQRTISFVGCTAQHFLYLTLVGAEFFLLGLMAYDRYVAICNPLRYPVLMSRRICWIIIAGSWFGGSLDGFLLTPITMSFPFCGSREINHFFCEAPAVLKLACADTALYETVMYVCCVLMLLIPFSVVISSYARILATVYHMSSVEGRKKAFATCSSHMTVVTLFYGAAIYTYMVPHSYHSPSQDKIFSVFYTILTPMLNPLIYSMRNKDVSGALRRVLGKIRSSQRVSKDF; encoded by the coding sequence ATGGAAGGGTACAACACATCATCTACTGACTTTACTTTCATGGGGCTGTTCAACACAGAGGAAACCTCAGGTCTTGTATTTGCCACAATCTCTGTCATCTTCCTCACTGCACTGGTGGCCAATGGAATTATGATCTTTCTGATACATACAGACACTCACCTCCATACCCCTATGTACTTTCTACTCAGTCACTTGTCCTTCATTGACATGATGTACATCTCAACCATTGTGCCCAAGATGCTAGTTGATTATCTTCTAGGGCAAAGGACAATTTCCTTTGTGGGATGCACAGCTCAACACTTTCTATACCTCACCCTTGTGGGAGCTGAGTTCTTTCTTCTGGGCCTCATGGCCTATgatcgctatgtggccatctgcaatCCACTGAGGTACCCTGTCCTCATGAGCCGCCGGATCTGTTGGATTATCATAGCAGGCTCCTGGTTTGGGGGATCTTTGGATGGCTTCCTCCTCACTCCAATCACCATGAGTTTTCCTTTCTGTGGTTCAAGAGAGATTAATCACTTCTTCTGTGAGGCACCTGCTGTGCTGAAGTTGGCATGTGCAGACACAGCCCTCTATGAGACTGtgatgtatgtgtgctgtgttctGATGTTGTTGATTCCTTTCTCCGTAGTTATCTCATCCTATGCCCGGATTCTGGCCACTGTCTACCATATGAGctctgtggaaggaaggaagaaagcatttgCTACTTGCTCATCTCACATGACGGTGGTAACCTTGTTTTATGGGGCTGCCATATACACCTATATGGTACCACACTCTTACCATTCCCCATCCCAAGACAAAATTTTTTCTGTATTCTATACCATTCTCACCCCCATGCTGAACCCTCTCATCTACAGCATGAGGAACAAGGATGTGTCTGGAGCTCTGAGGAGGGTACtggggaagatcaggagttctcAACGAGTGTCCAAAGACTTTTGA